In Paroedura picta isolate Pp20150507F chromosome 1, Ppicta_v3.0, whole genome shotgun sequence, the following are encoded in one genomic region:
- the SLC30A10 gene encoding calcium/manganese antiporter SLC30A10 isoform X1 yields MEASGVRQRSPARGERSGAGRGPFRLAARAEKRAVEGVRGGQRWCARRASIKQRAESWGALAGGACGRAWYSLPAGAMGRYTGQTCRLSFMLVLTAGFFVAELVSGYVGNSIALVSDSFSMLSDLIALCVGLATGRISRRRRRSPRASFGYGRAEVVGALSNAVFLAALYFTILMEALQRLARPEAISDAPLILVVGALGLAVNVVGLLVFQNWAACCPACCRPAPAPASPPSHDDESPPDGPDSSSALEGPSGRPPQRGQEGAAEASSEDQAGDPINTPKQPEEEVIKKKEKKSEALNIRGVLLHVMGDALGSVVVVVAASIFYVLPLDENTPCNWQCYIDPSLTVIMVIIILSSAFPLIKETAIILLQMVPKGVNMQILANKLSDVPGVSSIHEVHVWELVSGKNIATLHVKCHTSSDYQEASYRMREVFHEAGVHSVTIQPEYTDHKSPEILCSAPCISKACDPQLCCSQQEATLVQVGNGYKEKNGSITPSLKKAYKNSVEIPIEPIWAEDVVKKDKSKKDTLNETGNSRPYIHSTRF; encoded by the exons ATGGAGGCGTCTGGCGTCAGGCAACGAAGCCCTGCCCGcggggagcggagcggagcggggCGGGGGCCATTCCGCCTAGCGGCGCGGGCGGAAAAAAGGGCCGTCGAAGGCGTGCGGGGCGGGCAGCGCTGGTGCGCCCGCCGCGCCTCTATAAAGCAAAGGGCAGAGTCCTGGGGCGCACTCGCGGGCGGCGCTTGTGGGCGCGCCTGGTACTCGCTGCCCGCCGGGGCCATGGGGCGCTACACGGGCCAGACGTGCCGCCTGAGCTTCATGCTGGTGCTGACGGCGGGCTTCTTCGTGGCCGAGCTGGTGTCGGGCTACGTGGGCAACTCCATCGCGCTGGTGTCGGACTCGTTCAGCATGCTCTCCGACCTGATCGCGCTGTGCGTGGGCCTGGCCACCGGGCGCATCTCCCGCCGCcggcgccgcagcccgcgggccTCCTTCGGCTACGGGCGCGCCGAGGTGGTGGGCGCCCTCAGCAACGCCGTCTTCCTGGCCGCCCTCTACTTCACCATCCTGATGGAGGCGCTGCAGCGGCTGGCGCGCCCCGAGGCCATCAGCGACGCGCCGCTCATCCTCGTGGTGGGCGCGCTGGGCCTGGCCGTCAACGTCGTGGGCCTGCTCGTCTTCCAGAACTGGGCCGCCTGCTGCCCCGCCTGCTGccgcccggccccggccccggcctcgCCCCCCAGCCACGACGACGAGTCTCCCCCGGACGGCCCGGACTCCTCCTCCGCCCTTGAGGGGCCCTCGGGACGGCCACCCCAGCGCGGCCAGGAAGGGGCTGCCGAGGCCTCGAGCGAGGACCAAGCAG GTGACCCCATAAATACCCCGAAACAGCCCGAGGAAGAGGTgataaagaaaaaggagaaaaagtctGAAGCCTTGAATATCAGAG GTGTTCTTTTGCATGTGATGGGAGATGCTCTTGGCtcagttgttgttgtggttgctgCATCAATATTCTATGTGCTTCCCCTGGATGAGAACACCCCATGTAACTGGCAGTGCTACATCGATCCAAGTCTCACTGTCATTATGGTGATCATCATTCTGTCTTCAGCCTTCCCACTTATCAAGGAGACAGCAATAATCTTGTTGCAGATGGTTCCCAAGGGTGTCAACATGCAAATTCTAG ccaaCAAACTATCAGATGTGCCTGGTGTCAGCAGCATTCATGAGGTGCATGTCTGGGAGCTTGTCAGTGGAAAGAATATTGCTACCCTCCATGTCAAATGTCACACCTCTTCTGATTACCAAGAAGCATCTTACAGAATGAGGGAGGTGTTCCATGAAGCGGGGGTCCATTCCGTGACCATCCAGCCAGAGTACACAGACCACAAGAGCCCAGAGATCCTGTGCAGTGCCCCCTGTATCTCCAAAGCTTGTGATCCCCAGTTGTGTTGTAGCCAGCAGGAAGCAACCCTTGTCCAAGTAGGAAATGGCTATAAAGAGAAAAATGGCAGCATTACCCCATCACTGAAGAAAGCCTATAAAAATTCAGTGGAAATTCCCATTGAACCCATATGGGCAGAAGATGTTGTCAAAAAGGACAAGAGTAAAAAGGACACTTTAAATGAAACTGGCAATAGCAGACCATATATACACAGTACACGATTTTAG
- the SLC30A10 gene encoding calcium/manganese antiporter SLC30A10 isoform X2: MGRYTGRSSRLFLMVIVSFLLFVFEMAIGYIGNSLSLTSDAFAVLSHMISMIIGLLGVRVSRIRWHKNSTFGFPRADVLGAFGNSVFATALMFSILIEAVKRYLSPQKTEAALYVLIAGVVGLFFNVINYVIFMDCCYCHPSVDQDTEIGSKVIGEKKNVIGSVPICTVTEWPNQVRRRNSAMDNFLSIPALGDPINTPKQPEEEVIKKKEKKSEALNIRGVLLHVMGDALGSVVVVVAASIFYVLPLDENTPCNWQCYIDPSLTVIMVIIILSSAFPLIKETAIILLQMVPKGVNMQILANKLSDVPGVSSIHEVHVWELVSGKNIATLHVKCHTSSDYQEASYRMREVFHEAGVHSVTIQPEYTDHKSPEILCSAPCISKACDPQLCCSQQEATLVQVGNGYKEKNGSITPSLKKAYKNSVEIPIEPIWAEDVVKKDKSKKDTLNETGNSRPYIHSTRF, from the exons ATGGGCCGCTACACAGGAAGAAGCAGTAGGCTTTTTCTCATGGTCATTGTGTCCTTTCTGCTCTTTGTGTTTGAAATGGCAATAGGATATATCGGCAACTCCCTGTCTCTAACCTCCGATGCATTTGCTGTCCTGTCTCATATGATCTCCATGATTATTGGCTTGCTGGGGGTTCGGGTCAGCCGCATCAGGTGGCACAAAAACAGCACTTTTGGCTTCCCTCGAGCTGATGTTTTGGGAGCCTTTGGCAATTCTGTCTTTGCCACTGCCCTGATGTTCAGCATCCTGATTGAAGCCGTGAAGAGGTATCTCAGCCCACAGAAGACAGAAGCAGCACTGTACGTTCTAATAGCAGGAGTTGTAGGGCTGTTCTTCAATGTGATTAATTACGTGATCTTCATGGACTGCTGTTACTGCCATCCCTCTGTTGACCAGGATACTGAGATAG GTAGTAAAGTgataggagagaaaaaaaatgtgattGGCTCTGTTCCGATTTGTACCGTCACTGAGTGGCCAAATCAAGTTCGGCGGAGAAATTCAGCTATGGACAATTTCTTAAGCATCCCTGCTTTAG GTGACCCCATAAATACCCCGAAACAGCCCGAGGAAGAGGTgataaagaaaaaggagaaaaagtctGAAGCCTTGAATATCAGAG GTGTTCTTTTGCATGTGATGGGAGATGCTCTTGGCtcagttgttgttgtggttgctgCATCAATATTCTATGTGCTTCCCCTGGATGAGAACACCCCATGTAACTGGCAGTGCTACATCGATCCAAGTCTCACTGTCATTATGGTGATCATCATTCTGTCTTCAGCCTTCCCACTTATCAAGGAGACAGCAATAATCTTGTTGCAGATGGTTCCCAAGGGTGTCAACATGCAAATTCTAG ccaaCAAACTATCAGATGTGCCTGGTGTCAGCAGCATTCATGAGGTGCATGTCTGGGAGCTTGTCAGTGGAAAGAATATTGCTACCCTCCATGTCAAATGTCACACCTCTTCTGATTACCAAGAAGCATCTTACAGAATGAGGGAGGTGTTCCATGAAGCGGGGGTCCATTCCGTGACCATCCAGCCAGAGTACACAGACCACAAGAGCCCAGAGATCCTGTGCAGTGCCCCCTGTATCTCCAAAGCTTGTGATCCCCAGTTGTGTTGTAGCCAGCAGGAAGCAACCCTTGTCCAAGTAGGAAATGGCTATAAAGAGAAAAATGGCAGCATTACCCCATCACTGAAGAAAGCCTATAAAAATTCAGTGGAAATTCCCATTGAACCCATATGGGCAGAAGATGTTGTCAAAAAGGACAAGAGTAAAAAGGACACTTTAAATGAAACTGGCAATAGCAGACCATATATACACAGTACACGATTTTAG